The DNA region GTCGAGGAATATCTGCAGCCGCTGGTCGACAGCGGTGACATCCGCAATGTCTTCTCGATCTCCGGTCAGGGCGGCTCGCTGAACAGCGGCTTCATGGTGCTGACGCTTGCCCCTTGGGGAGAGCGGCAGAGGACGCAGGCGGAGATCGTCGGCGACATCAACCAGGCGGCGGCGAAGGTGCCGGCGCTGCGCGGCAACGCCATTTCCTCCAACAGCCTGCGCATCCGCGGCGCCGGCAGCGGCGTGCAAATGGCGCTTGTTGGTAACGATCACGAGGCGCTGACGGCGGCGGCCGCCAAGCTGGTGCAGGCGCTCGATGCCACCGGCCAATACGATACGCCGCGGCTGACCAACGAGCCCAGCCAGGCGCAGGTATCGGTGGCGATCGACCGCGAGCGCGCGTCCGATCTCGGCATCGACATATCAGGGCTTTCGACGGCGATCCAGTCGCTGCTCGAAGGGCGCTCGGTGGTCGACGTCTTCGTCGACGGCGAATCCTATCCCGTGCTTTTGACTTCGACGACGCGGCCGATCGATGATCCCACGGATCTCGAAAACGTGTTCATGAAAACCAGCGACGGCAAGATCGTGCCGATGTCCGTCATTGCCACGATGAAGGAAGGTTCGGTCGCGCCGCAGCTGAACCGCGAGCAGCAGCTCGCCTCGGTCGCGATCACCGCCGGCCTCAGGAACGGCATGTCGCTCGGCGATGCAGTCAGACAGGTGACGGAACTTGCGGAACCCCTGCTGCCGCCCGGCGCGCGTCTACTGCCGCTTGCGGAAGCCGCGACGCTGGAAGAGAATTCGAGCGGCATGGCGCTGACCTTCGGCTTTGCCATCGTCATCATCTTCCTGGTTCTCGCCGCCCAGTTCGAAAGCGTGCTCTCCTCGGTGATCATCATGTCGACCGTGCCGCTCGGCCTTGCCTGCGCCGTCTTCGCTTTGATCATCACCGGCTCCAGCCTGAATATCTACAGCCAGATCGGCCTGGTGCTGCTCGTCGGCGTGATGGCGAAGAACGGCATCCTGATCGTCGAATTCGCCAATCAGCTGCGCGACAGGGGCGAGGACGTGCGCTCCTCGATCGAAAAGGCCTGCGCGCTGCGCCTTCGCCCGGTGATGATGACGATGATCGCCACCATTCTCGGCGGCGTGCCGCTGGTCTTTGCCCATGGCGCGGGTGCGGAAGCGCGCGTGGCGCTCGGCTGGGTGATCGTCGGCGGCCTCGGTTTCGCCACGTTGGTGACGCTGTTCATCACACCGGTCGCCTATCTCCTGCTTGCCCGCTTCGCCAAGCCGCATGCGCATGAGGAGGCGCGCCTGCACGAGGAGATGTCGGTCGCGACAAGGCCGCTTGCGGCACCCGGCGAGGAGCAGCTGCAGGCCGCCGAATAAGCCTTCCATCCGCATTGAACACGCCGCCGGATTGCCTTCGGCGGCGTTTCTTATGGTGTATGAAGTCTTGCGGAACAAGATAAATTTCCTCTGAAGATTAGCCGTTTTTTAAGCATAAGCGGCAATGATCGTGGCCAGGAACCGTGGCCTTCTTCGTTTCTTGAAGGCAATGCGCTGGAGACCCAGCGACCCCGGACATGAGTGTCTGCGTGGAAGGTTCATCCCTGTTCAGTTGCGTTCTGTTGTGTTTTTGGAGTCTAGTTCCGTGAGTATTTATCAGCGCGTTTCCGTTGATGCGGCGCTCTCTGTGCTGCGTGATATCAATCGCAGTATGACGGTCACGCAGAACCACATCACGACAGGCATGCGTGTCGCCAAAGCGGCCGACAACGCCGTCTACTGGTCGATCGCCACCACCGCACGCACCGACAACAAGGCCGTTTCGGCGATCCAGGACGCGCTCGGTATGGCGGCTGCGACGATGGGCACGGCCTATACCGGTGTGCAGAATGTCATCGACGTCGTCTCCGAGATCAAGGCCAAGCTTGTCGCCGCCACCGAGAACGGGGTCGACAAGAACAAGATCAACGAAGAACTCAAACAGTTGCAGGAGCAGCTGCGCAGCGTTTCGGAATCGGCGACCTTCAACAGCGATAACTGGGTGATCCTCAATAATGATGCGACGCCCACGCAGCCGCGCCAGATTCCGGCGTCCTTCATTCGCAATGCCGACGGCACGGTCTCTGTGGGCATGCTGAGCTACCATATCGACAATACGCCTGTCGGGGCCACAACCTCAAAGGATGCGCGCTACCTGATCGACGACCGGGCCACCGGTTCGGGCGAATACGGCGTGCTGACCTCGGCCTATTTCGCCACCGAGCTCGGGACCGCGCAGAACTACGTGCTGATAACCAGCAAAAACGGGACCACAGCAGGGCAGGTCGTCATTTCGCTATCGGCAAACACGACGAAAGGGCAGGTCGACGAAATGATCAGCGTCGTCGATGCCGCGCTGACGCAGCTGACGACGGTCGGATCTGCCTTCGGCGCGCTGGAAAAACGCATTGAGCTGCAGAACGACTTCGCCACGCAGCTGCACGACAACGTCACCGCCGGAATCGGCCGGCTCGTCGATGCCGATATGGAGGAGGAGTCGAGCAGGCTCAGGGCGCTGCAGACGCAGCAGCAGCTCGGTCTGCAATCGCTGAACATCGCTAATGCGACCTACGATACGGTCAGGCAGCTGTTCCAGAATTTCTAAAGGTTGATCATCCAGCTAACCGCTCTCGTGGTTCGAGGCGGCCCCTTGGGCCTCCGCACCATGAGGGCTGATTGTTGTGCTCTTCACTGCGTCTTGCGTTGGCAAGCCGCGACTCCGACCTCATCCTGAGGTGCCTCACAGGGGCCTCGAAGGGCGGGGCCGGCCACTGGCGTTCCGCGCGATATCAGATGCAGCCTAGCGCCCCACCTATTGATAAAAACTGGTGATATCAGCGCATTGCTGCAACATGGCTGCTGTTTCGGCGCCTGAAATTCCCCTATCAAGGGAACATCTTCATTTTCTTGCCGTAATCCTTGCCATTTGCTCGCATCAGTTTTGAACGGAGACCGTCCTGTCCATGATCAAGAAATTCATACTTCTGGCTGTCGCAGCAAGCTATCTCAGCGCCTGCACGACGACCGATCCCTATACTGGTGAGCAGAAAGTTTCCAATACCGCGGGCGGTGCTGCGCTCGGCGCGCTCGGTGGCGCTCTCGTCGGTGTGGCCGTCGGCGGCGGCGGACATGGCAAGCGCAACGCAGCGCTGATCGGCGCCGGTATCGGCGCGCTGGCCGGCGGCGCGATCGGCAACTACATGGACCAGCAGGAAGCCGAGCTTCGCGCCCAGCTCGAAGGTACCGGCATCTCCGTCACCCGCCAGGGCGACAACATCATCCTCAACATGCCCTCGAACATCACTTTCGACGTCGACCAGGATGCCGTGAAACCGGGCTTCTATCCGACGCTGAATTCGGTGGCGATCGTGCTGCGCAAGTTCAACCGCACGCTGATTGACGTCAACGGCCATACGGATTCGACCGGCAGCTTGCAGCATAACCAGGACCTGTCGCAGCGCCGCGCGCTTTCGGTTGCCGATTATCTCGGCGGCCAAGGTATCGACCAGCGCCGCGTCTCCGCCGTCGGTTTCGGCCCGTCCCAACCCGTCGCCTCCAACGCGAGCGAAGCTGGACGTGCCCAGAACCGCCGCGTCGAAATCCAGATCGCGCCGATCACGCAGGGCTGAGCAGGCGCTCTTTCAGACAACAGAGGCCGAGCTCGCGCTCGGCCTCTTTCGTTTCCGCTGATCGCATCAATGCTGCATCGTCGCGCCTTTGGTGATCTTGTCGACGATCTTCTTGTCGGCTCTGATCGCGATGCCGACGACATTGGCGTCGTCAGGGGCAAACTCGGCAAAGACGGCGCGGTTGGCGGCGTCGTGGCCGGTGGCAAACATCTCCTCGATGAAGATGGAGGAGGTTACCTCACGTTCCAGCGCGCGGCGGTGGATGGTCGATATCGTCGCTTCGTCGGCGGAAAGCACGATGATTGGCTGGATCGATAGCGGATTGTAGAGATTGCCGGCGCGGTCCTTGTAGGGCTCGCCGATGATCTCAGGATATTGTCCGACGATGCCTGTCGACAAGAAGGCTGTGACGTTCAGCTTCTGCCAGCCAGCAAGATTGTTTCGCAGGACGATCGCAATTTTGGTATCAAACATTCCAGTCTCTCTCATCAGGGTATCGAAACGCGTTGAGCCAGGATCTAACGCCGCAGGTCTTCGAGGGTCTTGAACGTTTGTGCGAGCCGCAGGTGGGCAGCGGCATGCTGGCCGTGCCCGCCGGCAGCGGCATCCTGACTGCGCCCGCCTTTCCCGGCATCGAGCGTATCGAGGCGCAGTTTTCCGGCAACGTCTTCGAGCCGCATCGGCACGATACCTATGCGCTTGGTGTCACGCTGCACGGCGTTCAGACTTTCACATATCGCGGCGAGCGGCGCTTCAGCCTGCCGGGGCAGGTGATCGTGCTGCATCCCGACGAGGAGCATGACGGCGGCGCGGCGACCGAGGCCGGGCTGCATTACCGCATGCTCTACCTGGAGCCTTCGCTGCTGATGGAATGCCTTGAGGTGGAGAAGGTCGGGCTTCCCTTCGTCGAGCAGCCCGTGACTGCCGATAGTGCGCTGGCGAAGGTGCTTCTGGGAGCGCTCGGCGCACTCGATCGGGAGCTGGACGAGCTTTTCGTCGACGATTTCGTCAGCCGCGTCGCCGGTGGCTTGTTACGGCATTCGCAGGTGCGCCGCCGGCCACTGGGCACGGTCGCCTGGCGGCAGGTGCGGGCAGCACGCGATTATCTGGAGGCACATGCGCTCAGGCCGGTGCGCTCGGACGAACTGGAGAAGATTACCGGCCTCGACCGCTTCACGCTGTCACGGCATTTCCGCACGGCCTTTGCCACCAGCCCGCACCGTTACTTGCTGATGCGGCGCCTGCAGCAGGCGAGGGCGCTGATGGGTGCCGGCGAGGGTTTTGCCGATGTGGCGGCCGCGACGGGTTTTGCCGACCAGGCGCATTTCAATCGCCATTTCAAGAAGGCGTACGGCGTCACTCCCGGCCAGTGGGTCAGTCTCAGACGGGATTTTCCGCAAGGCCGGAACGGCGCGCGATGAAGCGGGCGAGCGCCGGCCCGATCAGCAGAATGACCAAGAAACGGCCGGTCTGCATCGCCATCACGAAGGGCACGTCGACATCGCTTGATGCGGCGATAATGGCGACGGAATCGGCTCCGCCGGGGCTGGTGGCGAGATAGGCGGTCAGCGGATCGATGCCGGCGAAGACGTGCAGTGCCGCTGCCATGCAGCCGCAGAGCGCCATCAGCAGCACGATGCAGGCGGCGACCCGCGGCAGGGCGCGCGCCACGTGGCTGATGATCGAGCGGGTGAAACGCAGGCCGATGCTCCAGCCGACGAGCGCATAGGCCGTGGCGAGCAGCCACATCGGCAGCTCGATCTTCAGCAGGCCGATGCCTTGCAGGAAGGCGCCGAGAAAGAGCGGAACGATGATCATGCCGCCCTGGATGCGCAGGCGGCGTACGGCATAGGTGCAAAAGCCGGCAAAGGCGAGCGTCGCCGCAAGGGCCGGCCAGTCGACTGCGGGAAAGAGGACGAGCGGCGGCGGCTCGCCACCGTCGGCCGCCACCCAGAGGCGCGAAATCGCCGAAGCGCCGACGGCGACGAAGACGACGCGCAGATACTGCATGAAGGCGACGAGGCGGGCATCGGCGCCATAGGCTTCCGACATGATGACCATGGCGGAGGCAGCGCCCGGCGACGAGCCCCAGACGGCCGTTGTGCCCGGCAGCACCTGCCAGCGCGTCAACAGCCAGCCGAGACCGGTGGCGATGGCGATCACCGAGAAGACGAACAGCAGGAAGAGCGGCGCTTCCTTCGCCATGGCGCCGAGAATATCAGGGGTGATGGTGCGCGCCATCATCAGACCGACAAGGACCTGACCGAACTGCAGCGGCTGAAGCGGCACGCGAAGCTTTCCCTTGCCGACGGTCAGCGCCAGCACGATGGCGGCAACCATCGGTCCGATCAGCAGCGAGGCGGGCAGGGCGAAGAGTTCGAGAAAGACGGTGAAGGCCGTGGAAAGCGTGAGCAGCAGCGCCCATTTCGGCAGGCCGGCATCCCGCATCAGGCGGCGTGCGTGGCTGAGTGGCATGAATCCCCGTATGTTTCCCGGCCGGTGCCAAGTCCTGAGGGCTGAAGATGGGAGGAAGCTCCGGCATGACGAAGAGAGGCCGGCTGAAGGGCCGGTCGGCGCGGCCTCGGTATAGGCGGCTGCCTCGAGTGCGGTCAATTACGAAATCTGGCTTCCGGCCGATCTGCCATGCGAACTTGACTCAAGCCGCCGCATCAAGTCCTTGTTATCTCATCAGAGACGCACATGTTCGACGAGGAAATCGAGCAGCGCGCGCACGCGCGCCGGCAGCGGCCCGCCCTGGCCCATATAGACGGCATAGAATTCCTCGATATCGCCGGGATTGGCCGCTTCCAGCACCGGCACCAGCCGGCCGGCTTCGATATCGGCGCGCACCGTGAACGCGGCCAGTCGTGCAAGGCCTGCGCCGGCAAGTGCCAGATGGCGCATGGCTTCGCCGTCGGCGACCTGCACGCCGGGCGTGATCGGCACCGACACGGTTTCGCTGTCCTCGCGCAGCGGCCAGCCCTCTACGGCGCGGGCGTAGGAAAATCCGATCCGGCAATGACGGCTGAGATCGGCGACGCTGCGCGGTTCGCCATGCCGCCTGAGATAATCGGGTGAAGCGACGATGAGCTTGCCGGTGGCGCCGAGCTTGCGGGCGATCAGGCTGGAGTTCTTCAAGGGGCCGGTGCGGATCGCAACATCGGCGCGTTCTTCCATCAGATCGACCACCTTATCGGTGTGGGCGATATCGAGCGTCACGACGGGATGAAGCGCCAGGAAGGCGGGCACGAGCGGGGCCAGCACATGATTGCCGAAGGAGCCGCTGGTGTTGATGCGGATGCGGCCCGAGGCCTGTTCGCCTGAGGAAGCCTGGCGTTCGGCCTCGGCGATATCGGCAAGAATGGCGATGCTGCGCTCATAGAAGGCGCAGCCCTCAGGCGTCAGTTGCAGCTTGCGGGTCGAGCGGTTAACGAGGCGGGCGCCGAGGCGCGCCTCCAGCCGGGCGACGAGCTTGCTCACGGCCGACGGCGTCATGCGCCGCGCGGTGGCGGCTGCTGAAAAGCCGCCGCGCTCGACAACGCTGACGAAGACTTCCATCTCGCCGGAGCGGTTGATGTCCTGACGGCTCATGATGAATTCAAGTCACAGATGATGTTCTATCAGGCAATCTATATCAATGGAGAGGCTGGGTCTATCTCAGAGGAAACAAAGGAGACAGATGGATGGAGTACAGAAAACTCGGGGCCTCCGGGCTCAGGGTGCCGGTTTTGAGCTTCGGCGCGGGTACGTTCGGCGGCAGCGGCCCACTGTTCGGCGCCTGGGGCAATACCGGTGCCGAAGAGGCCCGGCGGCTCGTCGACATCTGCCTCGAAGCCGGCGTCAATCTTTTCGACACGGCTGACGTCTATTCGGTCGGCGCTTCCGAGGAAGTGCTCGGCCAGGCGATCCGCGGCTGGCGGGACGCCGTGCTGATCTCGACCAAGACCGCGCTGCCGATGGGCGAGGGGCGGCAGGACTGGGGCACCTCGCGGGCACGGCTGATCCGGGCGACCGAGGATGCGCTGCGCCGGCTTGGCACCGACTATATCGACCTCTTGCAGCTTCACGCCTTCGATGCCTCGACGCCGATCGAGGAGGTGCTGTCGACGCTCGACGGCCTCGTCGCCGCAGGCAAGATCCGTTATGTCGGCGTCTCGAACTTTTCCGGCTGGGAGTTGATGAAGTCGCTGGCCGCGGCCGAGCGTCAAGGCTATCCGCGTTATATCGCCCATCAGGTCTATTATTCGTTGGCGGGCCGCGACTATGAATGGGAACTGATGCCGCTCGGCGCGGACCAGGGCGTCGGCGCTCTCGTCTGGAGCCCGCTCGCCTGGGGGCGGCTTACCGGCAAGATCCGCCGTGGCGAGCCGCTGCCGGCCGCAAGCCGCCTGCACGAGACGGCTCAATACGGCCCACCTGTCGATGATGAGAGGCTGTTCGACATCATCGCGGTGCTCGATTCGATCGCAGCGGAGACCGGCAAGACAGTACCGCAGATCGCGATAAACTGGCTGCTCGGCCGGCCGACAGTATCGAGCGTCATCATTGGCGCCCGGAACGAAGATCAGCTCAGGCAGAACCTTGCCGCGGCCGGCTGGAGCCTGTCGAAGAATCAGATTGAAAGACTCGACGAGGTCAGCGCGGTGACTGCACCTTATCCTTATTTCCCCTATCGACGGCAGCAGGGCTTTGCGCTCCTCAATCCACCGATCGTCTGAGGCGGCCGGGGCCTGTCCATAGCCCCTGGTCTCCAACAAAAGAGGAGTGAAATCTTTTCCCAATCAGAACTGGACAGCCGCGTTGACTTGCCCCATACCCAGCCTGCTGCATATCTCCTTAAACTCGGAATCGATGTGAGGCGAATTACGCAGCAATTTTAAAGTTGTACAGCGTCCTTGTGCGTCTGAGCAGGCGCACGGCGCTGTAGTTTCCGGGACGCGGTCTCGTCTACGCGGAATGGCAGGGAGATCAAAGGGATGGCGCTGAAGGACGCAAGGGCTGGAACACGCAATGAGGCGGGGATATCCGCCGTCCTCGGTATTCTCAAACAGAGCTTCGGCGAGCGCTTCCAGACCGGCCAGTCCTTCCGTGAACAACACGCCCATACGACCACCTATATCCCGCCGCAACTGCCCGACGGCGTTCTGTTTGCCGAAAGCGCCGACGATGTGAAGATGGCGGTCAGGGCCTGTGCGGCGCACAAGGCTCCAGTGATCGGCTTCGGCACCGGCTCCTCGCTGGAAGGTCAGGTCAATGCCGTCAGCGGCGGTATTTCAATCGATTTCAGCCGCATGAACCGGGTCCTTGAGGTCAATCCGGAGGATCTCGACTGCACGGTCGAACCCGGTATCACCCGCGAGGCCCTGAACATCCATCTGCGTGATACCGGCCTGTTCTTCCCGATCGATCCCGGAGCCAATGCCTCGATCGGCGGCATGGCGTCGACGCGGGCTTCCGGCACCAATGCCGTGCGCTACGGCACGATGAAGGACAATGTCCTTGCCGTTACGGCAGTCACCGCCAATGGTGAGGAGATCCGCACGGCGCGGCGTGCCCGCAAGTCGTCGGCCGGCTATGACCTGACGCGGCTCTTTGTCGGCGCCGAAGGCACGCTTGGCATATTGACCTCGGTGACGCTGCGCCTGCAGGCTATCCCGCAGAAGATAGCCGGCGGCGTCTGCGCCTTTCCGAGCATCAAGGCAGCTTGCGATGCCGTCGTCATGACGATCCAGATGGGCATTCCGGTGGCGCGCATCGAGCTGCTCGATGCTGTGCAGATGCGGGCGTGCAACGCCTATTCCGGCCTGTCTTATGCCGAAAGCCCGACACTTTTCCTCGAATTCCACGGCACCGACGAGACCGTGCCGCTGCAATCGGCAGCCTTCGCTGAGATCGCGGCTGAATGCGGCGGGGGCGAGTTTTTTTGGACCGCCAATGCCGAGGAGCGGACAAAGCTCTGGAAGGCGCGTCATGACGCCTATTGGTCCGCGAGGGCGCTGGCGCCGGGGTTTGCCGCACTTTCGACCGATGTTTGTG from Rhizobium sp. NLR16a includes:
- a CDS encoding flagellin codes for the protein MSIYQRVSVDAALSVLRDINRSMTVTQNHITTGMRVAKAADNAVYWSIATTARTDNKAVSAIQDALGMAAATMGTAYTGVQNVIDVVSEIKAKLVAATENGVDKNKINEELKQLQEQLRSVSESATFNSDNWVILNNDATPTQPRQIPASFIRNADGTVSVGMLSYHIDNTPVGATTSKDARYLIDDRATGSGEYGVLTSAYFATELGTAQNYVLITSKNGTTAGQVVISLSANTTKGQVDEMISVVDAALTQLTTVGSAFGALEKRIELQNDFATQLHDNVTAGIGRLVDADMEEESSRLRALQTQQQLGLQSLNIANATYDTVRQLFQNF
- a CDS encoding FAD-linked oxidase C-terminal domain-containing protein, whose translation is MALKDARAGTRNEAGISAVLGILKQSFGERFQTGQSFREQHAHTTTYIPPQLPDGVLFAESADDVKMAVRACAAHKAPVIGFGTGSSLEGQVNAVSGGISIDFSRMNRVLEVNPEDLDCTVEPGITREALNIHLRDTGLFFPIDPGANASIGGMASTRASGTNAVRYGTMKDNVLAVTAVTANGEEIRTARRARKSSAGYDLTRLFVGAEGTLGILTSVTLRLQAIPQKIAGGVCAFPSIKAACDAVVMTIQMGIPVARIELLDAVQMRACNAYSGLSYAESPTLFLEFHGTDETVPLQSAAFAEIAAECGGGEFFWTANAEERTKLWKARHDAYWSARALAPGFAALSTDVCVPISRLADCVSETQADIEEHGLLGPIVGHAGDGNFHVLLLFDDKSAGDIARAESFVERLNRRALDMDGTCTGEHGIGQGKMAFLEQELGGSVDLMRQVKQALDPDGIFNPGKIFHQG
- a CDS encoding LysR family transcriptional regulator encodes the protein MSRQDINRSGEMEVFVSVVERGGFSAAATARRMTPSAVSKLVARLEARLGARLVNRSTRKLQLTPEGCAFYERSIAILADIAEAERQASSGEQASGRIRINTSGSFGNHVLAPLVPAFLALHPVVTLDIAHTDKVVDLMEERADVAIRTGPLKNSSLIARKLGATGKLIVASPDYLRRHGEPRSVADLSRHCRIGFSYARAVEGWPLREDSETVSVPITPGVQVADGEAMRHLALAGAGLARLAAFTVRADIEAGRLVPVLEAANPGDIEEFYAVYMGQGGPLPARVRALLDFLVEHVRL
- a CDS encoding aldo/keto reductase is translated as MEYRKLGASGLRVPVLSFGAGTFGGSGPLFGAWGNTGAEEARRLVDICLEAGVNLFDTADVYSVGASEEVLGQAIRGWRDAVLISTKTALPMGEGRQDWGTSRARLIRATEDALRRLGTDYIDLLQLHAFDASTPIEEVLSTLDGLVAAGKIRYVGVSNFSGWELMKSLAAAERQGYPRYIAHQVYYSLAGRDYEWELMPLGADQGVGALVWSPLAWGRLTGKIRRGEPLPAASRLHETAQYGPPVDDERLFDIIAVLDSIAAETGKTVPQIAINWLLGRPTVSSVIIGARNEDQLRQNLAAAGWSLSKNQIERLDEVSAVTAPYPYFPYRRQQGFALLNPPIV
- a CDS encoding OmpA family protein, translated to MIKKFILLAVAASYLSACTTTDPYTGEQKVSNTAGGAALGALGGALVGVAVGGGGHGKRNAALIGAGIGALAGGAIGNYMDQQEAELRAQLEGTGISVTRQGDNIILNMPSNITFDVDQDAVKPGFYPTLNSVAIVLRKFNRTLIDVNGHTDSTGSLQHNQDLSQRRALSVADYLGGQGIDQRRVSAVGFGPSQPVASNASEAGRAQNRRVEIQIAPITQG
- a CDS encoding AbrB family transcriptional regulator encodes the protein MPLSHARRLMRDAGLPKWALLLTLSTAFTVFLELFALPASLLIGPMVAAIVLALTVGKGKLRVPLQPLQFGQVLVGLMMARTITPDILGAMAKEAPLFLLFVFSVIAIATGLGWLLTRWQVLPGTTAVWGSSPGAASAMVIMSEAYGADARLVAFMQYLRVVFVAVGASAISRLWVAADGGEPPPLVLFPAVDWPALAATLAFAGFCTYAVRRLRIQGGMIIVPLFLGAFLQGIGLLKIELPMWLLATAYALVGWSIGLRFTRSIISHVARALPRVAACIVLLMALCGCMAAALHVFAGIDPLTAYLATSPGGADSVAIIAASSDVDVPFVMAMQTGRFLVILLIGPALARFIARRSGLAENPV
- a CDS encoding AraC family transcriptional regulator, with translation MSQDLTPQVFEGLERLCEPQVGSGMLAVPAGSGILTAPAFPGIERIEAQFSGNVFEPHRHDTYALGVTLHGVQTFTYRGERRFSLPGQVIVLHPDEEHDGGAATEAGLHYRMLYLEPSLLMECLEVEKVGLPFVEQPVTADSALAKVLLGALGALDRELDELFVDDFVSRVAGGLLRHSQVRRRPLGTVAWRQVRAARDYLEAHALRPVRSDELEKITGLDRFTLSRHFRTAFATSPHRYLLMRRLQQARALMGAGEGFADVAAATGFADQAHFNRHFKKAYGVTPGQWVSLRRDFPQGRNGAR
- a CDS encoding DUF2000 family protein codes for the protein MFDTKIAIVLRNNLAGWQKLNVTAFLSTGIVGQYPEIIGEPYKDRAGNLYNPLSIQPIIVLSADEATISTIHRRALEREVTSSIFIEEMFATGHDAANRAVFAEFAPDDANVVGIAIRADKKIVDKITKGATMQH